One stretch of Cyanobium sp. Tous-M-B4 DNA includes these proteins:
- a CDS encoding type II toxin-antitoxin system VapC family toxin, with product MIEASSSSEGIAVCRITWAESMAAFAQRTRFKGANQLGLDQARSMFERAWPDFVIADVTQPLVEKAGIYAEAFALRGYDSVQLAAAHNLHQQLDLPMTFACFDRRLNQAAQLLELEVLQ from the coding sequence ATGATCGAGGCAAGCTCTTCTTCAGAAGGAATCGCGGTCTGCAGGATCACCTGGGCTGAGTCGATGGCTGCCTTTGCCCAGCGCACTCGCTTCAAGGGTGCTAATCAGCTTGGATTAGACCAGGCTCGATCCATGTTTGAGCGGGCTTGGCCTGACTTTGTGATCGCTGATGTCACCCAGCCGCTAGTTGAAAAAGCCGGAATCTATGCAGAAGCATTTGCCCTACGCGGCTACGACAGCGTGCAACTGGCTGCAGCCCACAACCTGCACCAGCAACTGGACCTTCCCATGACCTTCGCCTGTTTCGACCGTCGCCTCAACCAAGCGGCCCAGCTGCTTGAGCTGGAGGTGCTCCAGTGA
- a CDS encoding rhodanese-related sulfurtransferase, giving the protein MSVLVAAFYRFAALEGLPELQRELGDLAAAEGVSGTILLAPEGVNGTIAGADAGVQALLARLRQVAGLERLEAKFSRSEIQAFHRLKVRLKREIVTMGEPQVSPYLASEVGTHVPPGQWDALIADPDTLVIDTRNAYEVAIGSFEGAIDPGTETFREFPHWVERELRPLVEQRQPRAIAMFCTGGIRCEKATAYLQQQGFAGVHHLEGGILRYLEEIPEPLSSWRGECFVFDKRVAVNHQLEPGEHSVCHACGLPLSPADRKLASYVAGVSCRHCLERFSDADRQRFAERQRQMERARQRGEQHLGGRPVG; this is encoded by the coding sequence ATGAGTGTGCTGGTGGCGGCGTTTTATCGCTTCGCCGCCCTTGAGGGCCTGCCAGAGCTGCAGCGCGAGCTGGGCGACCTGGCAGCAGCCGAGGGGGTAAGCGGCACGATCCTGCTGGCGCCTGAGGGGGTAAACGGCACGATTGCCGGAGCAGATGCTGGCGTTCAGGCGCTGCTGGCTCGGCTGCGGCAGGTGGCAGGCCTGGAGCGGTTGGAAGCCAAGTTCAGTCGCTCGGAGATTCAGGCTTTCCACCGGCTCAAAGTGCGGCTAAAGCGCGAGATCGTGACCATGGGTGAGCCCCAGGTGAGTCCCTATCTGGCCTCGGAGGTAGGCACCCACGTGCCCCCTGGGCAGTGGGATGCCCTGATCGCCGACCCCGACACCCTGGTGATCGATACCCGCAACGCCTACGAGGTGGCGATCGGCAGCTTTGAGGGTGCGATTGATCCGGGCACCGAAACTTTTCGCGAGTTTCCCCATTGGGTGGAGCGGGAGCTCAGGCCGCTGGTGGAGCAGCGCCAGCCCCGGGCGATTGCGATGTTCTGCACCGGTGGCATCCGCTGCGAGAAGGCCACGGCTTACCTGCAGCAGCAGGGTTTTGCCGGGGTGCACCACCTTGAGGGGGGAATCTTGCGCTACCTCGAGGAGATCCCCGAGCCGCTAAGCAGCTGGCGCGGCGAGTGTTTTGTGTTTGATAAGCGAGTAGCCGTCAACCACCAGCTCGAGCCCGGAGAGCACAGCGTTTGCCATGCCTGCGGCCTGCCGCTTTCGCCTGCCGATCGCAAGCTGGCCAGCTACGTGGCCGGGGTGAGCTGCCGCCACTGCCTCGAGCGCTTCAGCGACGCTGATCGTCAGCGTTTCGCCGAGCGTCAGCGCCAGATGGAGCGAGCCCGCCAGCGGGGTGAGCAGCACCTTGGTGGGCGCCCCGTTGGCTGA
- the bioB gene encoding biotin synthase BioB: MELLWQAQQVHRSANPGYHVQLASLLSVKTGGCEEDCAYCPQSLHNSSDVAGRPELEVEPVLERARAAKQAGAHRFCMGWAWREIRDGAPFEAMLQMVRGVRELGLEACVTAGMLSDSQAERLAEAGLTAYNHNLDTSPEHYDRIITTRTYQERLETLARVRRSGITLCCGGIIGMGETDADRAGLLQVLANLNPHPESVPINALVAVEGTPLEDLPPVDPLELVRMVATARILMPQARVRLSAGREQLGREAQILCLLAGADSIFYGDTLLTTSNPAVEADRELLAAAGVQVGG; encoded by the coding sequence ATGGAGTTGCTTTGGCAGGCCCAGCAGGTGCACCGCTCCGCCAACCCCGGCTACCACGTGCAGCTGGCCTCCCTGCTCAGCGTCAAGACCGGCGGCTGCGAAGAGGACTGCGCCTACTGCCCCCAGTCGCTGCACAACAGCAGTGATGTGGCGGGCCGGCCGGAGCTGGAGGTGGAGCCGGTGCTGGAGCGGGCCCGGGCCGCCAAGCAAGCCGGGGCCCATCGTTTCTGCATGGGCTGGGCCTGGCGTGAGATCCGCGACGGTGCTCCCTTTGAGGCGATGCTGCAGATGGTGCGCGGTGTGCGCGAGCTGGGCCTGGAGGCCTGTGTAACCGCCGGCATGCTGAGCGACTCCCAGGCCGAGCGCCTAGCTGAAGCCGGCCTCACCGCCTACAACCACAACCTCGACACCAGCCCCGAGCACTACGACCGGATCATCACCACCCGCACTTACCAGGAGCGGCTGGAAACCCTGGCCCGGGTGCGCCGCTCCGGCATCACCCTCTGTTGTGGCGGCATCATCGGCATGGGCGAAACCGACGCCGATCGGGCCGGGCTGCTGCAGGTGCTTGCCAACTTGAATCCCCACCCGGAGAGCGTGCCGATCAATGCCCTGGTGGCGGTGGAGGGCACTCCCCTAGAAGACTTGCCGCCGGTCGACCCCCTGGAGCTGGTGCGGATGGTGGCCACGGCTCGGATCCTGATGCCCCAGGCGCGGGTGCGGCTCAGTGCAGGCCGCGAGCAGCTGGGTCGGGAAGCCCAGATTCTTTGCCTGCTGGCTGGTGCTGATTCGATTTTTTATGGCGACACCCTGCTAACCACCTCCAATCCTGCGGTGGAGGCCGACCGGGAGCTCCTGGCCGCCGCCGGCGTGCAGGTGGGCGGATGA
- a CDS encoding type II toxin-antitoxin system Phd/YefM family antitoxin, with translation MSEVVASQVSVRDLKTHLSEWLARAQSGEVVEVTSHRKPIARITALNPAASASTNPLQKAIDAGVISWNGKNPVIPPPVKLNDGGPLISDIVIEDRG, from the coding sequence GTGTCAGAAGTAGTCGCAAGCCAGGTTTCGGTGCGGGATCTCAAGACCCATCTCTCCGAATGGCTGGCCCGTGCCCAATCTGGCGAGGTAGTGGAAGTCACCTCCCATCGCAAGCCCATCGCACGCATCACAGCTCTGAACCCAGCTGCTTCAGCCTCAACCAATCCGCTGCAGAAAGCGATTGATGCCGGCGTGATCAGCTGGAATGGCAAGAATCCTGTGATTCCACCACCCGTAAAGCTGAACGATGGCGGCCCACTGATAAGTGACATCGTGATCGAGGATCGTGGTTAG
- a CDS encoding DUF952 domain-containing protein — MSSTLVGAPLADYQPILYSFRRCPYAIRARLAFAAAGLQPGQDLELREVSLKAKPPELLEASAKGTVPVLVLGAQVLDESLAIMRWALERRDPLGWLAGWSPAQLADMEALIATNDGPFKQHLDRFKYPDRYQGEPASTNRLAGLTILRRWNEQLGAGGWLLGDRPSLADWALLPFVRQFRLVDPAGFDAEPQLAALQAWLGRFLASPELAAVQEVPWAARAPWRSPGLLYHLALRPEWQAARADGVYRRSTRGLALESVGFIHLSSAHQVPATANRFYADLPAAEVLLLTVDPQRLAAAGLEVRFEPAASNAGNTGGELFPHLYGALPLGAVLRAEPWQRQAIAQVGVGACVTGAPPAQAAGPLG; from the coding sequence GTGAGCAGCACCTTGGTGGGCGCCCCGTTGGCTGATTACCAGCCAATTTTGTACAGCTTTCGCCGCTGCCCCTACGCGATCCGGGCGCGGCTGGCCTTCGCTGCCGCTGGCCTGCAACCTGGCCAGGACCTGGAGTTGCGCGAGGTGAGCCTCAAGGCCAAGCCCCCCGAGCTGCTGGAGGCCTCCGCCAAGGGCACGGTGCCGGTGTTGGTGCTGGGGGCTCAGGTGCTGGATGAAAGTCTGGCAATCATGCGCTGGGCCCTGGAGCGCCGCGACCCCCTCGGCTGGTTGGCGGGCTGGAGCCCAGCCCAGCTGGCCGATATGGAGGCACTGATTGCCACCAACGACGGCCCCTTTAAGCAGCACCTCGATCGCTTCAAATACCCCGATCGCTACCAAGGGGAGCCAGCCAGCACCAACCGGCTTGCTGGCCTCACGATCCTGCGCCGCTGGAATGAGCAACTAGGGGCCGGAGGCTGGCTGCTCGGCGATCGCCCTTCCCTGGCCGACTGGGCCCTGCTGCCCTTCGTGCGCCAGTTTCGCCTGGTGGATCCGGCGGGCTTTGACGCCGAGCCGCAGTTGGCGGCGCTCCAGGCCTGGCTGGGTCGGTTTTTGGCTTCTCCGGAGCTGGCGGCGGTGCAGGAGGTTCCCTGGGCGGCGCGAGCCCCTTGGCGCTCACCTGGCTTGCTTTATCACCTGGCGCTGCGGCCCGAGTGGCAGGCGGCCCGGGCCGATGGCGTGTATCGCCGCTCCACCCGTGGCTTGGCTTTGGAATCGGTGGGCTTCATCCACCTCAGCTCAGCGCACCAGGTGCCGGCCACCGCTAACCGCTTCTACGCCGATCTGCCCGCCGCTGAGGTGTTGTTGCTTACGGTCGATCCCCAGCGCCTGGCGGCTGCCGGTTTGGAGGTGCGCTTTGAGCCGGCCGCCTCGAACGCTGGCAACACTGGTGGGGAGCTGTTCCCCCATCTCTACGGCGCCTTGCCCCTGGGGGCCGTGCTGCGCGCTGAGCCCTGGCAGCGGCAGGCCATAGCGCAGGTGGGTGTGGGCGCTTGCGTCACTGGAGCACCTCCAGCTCAAGCAGCTGGGCCGCTTGGTTGA